From the Winogradskyella forsetii genome, the window CAAAAACGTGGTGTTCCTACCATAGGCAATAATGTTTATATTGGCGCAAATGCGGTTGTAGTCGGTAAAATTAATGTTGGTGATGGAGCTGTTATAGGAGCCAACTCATTAGTGACGAAAGATGTATTAAGCAACACAACAGTTTTGGGCGTTCCGGCAGTAAAAATAAATGAGCATAATTCAAAAGGGTATATATGAAGAATAAAACGAAAAATTTATTAATCATATCGTTAGCTCCAACCATATTGAAAGATGGGAAATATTGGTCGTATTCACCTTATGTTAATGAAATGGATGTTTGGTTTAAGTATGCTGATGAGCAGCGCATATTAGCACCATTTTCATATCCTGAAGATGTTTTAATCAAACCATTTAGTACAGCCACTATTGAGCGGTATTATATTCCTTTTTTTGCATTTAATTCTCTTTTTAATATTCTGAAAGCATTACTGTTTATGCCTTTTATTGTGTTTCAAATGATTAGAGCTATGGCTTGGGCAGACCATATTCATTTACGATGTCCTGCAAATGTGAGTTTAGTAGCTAGTTTTGTTCAAATATTATTTCCATGGAAAAATAAATCAACAAAATATGCGGGAAATTGGGATCCAAACAGTAATCAACCATGGACTTACCGTTTACAACAAGCCATCCTAAGAAATACGTTTTTAACGCAAAACATGAAAGTTTTAGTTTATGGCGATTGGCCAGGAGAAACTGCTAATGTATATCCTTTTATTTCTGCAACGTATTATGATTCGGAACGTGTTCCATTACATGCGAAAAATTATTCTAAAGAATTGGTGTTCGTATTTGCAGGTATGTTGGTGCCGGGAAAACGTCCACTGATGACAATTCAATTTATAGAGCAATTGAACAAACAAGGTATTTCATCACGTTTGGAGATGTTTGGTGATGGACCTTTAATGTCAGATATGAAAACCTACGTAGAAGAACATAGCTTAGGTAAACATATCATATTGAGAGGCAACCAAGATAAAACTATTGTGAAAGCAGCCTTGTTAGATTCACATTTTAATATTTTATTATCTAAGAGTGAAGGTTGGCCTAAAGCTGTAGCCGAAGGCATGTTTTTTGGCTGTATTCCAGTAGCAACTTCGGTATCCTGTGTGGGTTGGATGATGGGTCATGGTAGTCGCGGAATTATCGTTAAACCAAAATTGGAATCTGCAATTAATGAGTTTATTAAGGTTTTTAATTCCGCCGATTTAAACGAGATGGCAAGGTGCGCTATGGATTGGTCCCAAAAATATACGTTTAATCGTTTGGAAGGGGATATTAAAGATGTTTTAAACGGGACATTTGAGAGTAGAATATAAGCTATTCTCATAATTGAACTGAAATATTTCAAAAATCGTTGCCAATATTGATGTTATGAATTTTCCTGAATTAAATAGGTTTGAGTTAAATAGTATGAAGCCTTCTACTGAGTTTCTATTAGGACTTAGAAGGCGGCTTTTTTCAAAACCTAAAACTAAAGTATTTGTAATTGGCTTTCATAAAACAGGTACATCGTCAATGGGTAGGGCGTTACAATTATTAGGCTATCGCGTTTGTGGTAGTTTAAAAGAGGGCATAGATTTAGATAAGATTAAAATAGCACCGAAATCCTTTTTATTGAAAAATACACATGGTGTTTTAGAAACGTATGACGCTTTTCAAGATACGCCATGGTTTTTAATGTATAAAGAATTATATTATACATTTCCAAATGCTAAATTTATACTAACAATAAGAGATGAAGATCAGTGGATAAAAAGTGTTCAGAAGCATTTTGGTAAGAATTCATTTCAATATCACGATTACATTTATAAAAGTAACGATGCCTTTGCAAATGAAAAACATTACAGGGAAATCTACAACAAACATAATATTGCCTGTAAAGCATTTTTTTCCGAAAACAAAAAAAATCTTTTAGTCATAGATTTACAAAAGGATGTTAATAAATGGGAATTGATGTGTAACTATTTGAATGTGAAGCAACCTATTGTTAATTTTCCTTATGCTAATAAGGCTAATTACAGTTCTAAATGGTCTTCCAAATTAAAGAAGAAAATTAAAAAATTTTATTACAAAAAGTAATGCGTGTATTGCAATTGATAGATAGTTTGGAAGCTGGTGGAGCCGAACGCATGGCGGTGAACTTGGCCAATGCACTGCGAACAAAAATAGAAGCCTCGTATATATGTACGACTCGGGCAGAAGGTCTCTTAAAAAACGCATTGCATGATGAAGTTGGTTATTTATTTTTAAAGCGTACTAAGACTATAGACTTTTCGGCGTTAAAACGGTTGATTCGCTTTATTAAAAAGGAACAAATTACAGTGGTGCATGCTCACGCTTCTTCCTATTTTATGGGGACTTTATTAAAATTGGCATACCCTAAAGTGAATTTCGTTTGGCACGATCATTATGGCAATAGCGAATTTTTGGATCAACGACCAAAGCAGATTTTAAAATGGTGCTCAAGGACTTTTAAAGCTATTATTACAGTTAATGCAAAATTGGCGATTTGGGATAAACAACATTTAAACTGTAAAACAGTTGAATTTTTACCAAATTTTGTAGTCTCTAATGAAGCTAAACCTCAGACAAAACTCAACGGTAAGCAAGGCAAGCGTATATTGTGTTTGGCGAATTTACGTCCACAAAAGGATCATAACACATTATTGAAAGCTTTTAAAAAAATCAATGAACAGTTCCCGGATTGGACCTTGCATTGCGTAGGAAAGGATTTTGAGGATAGTTATTCCACAGAAATTAAAGTATTGGCTGAGGAATTAGAGTTGGAACAGAACGTATTTTTTTATGGGAGTTGTGAGGATACCCAACAGATAATCTCGCAAGTGGACATAGGCGTCTTATCCTCTAAATCCGAAGGTTTGCCATTAGCCTTATTAGAATATGGACAAGGTGGATTAGCAGTGGTGGCAACCAATGTAGGGGATTGTGATTTAGTGATCAGTGAAAAAGCTTATGGCTGTTTGGTTCCTGCAACCAATATAAATGCCTTGGCAAATGCAATAACTTCATATATTGAACATAATGCAATAAGAATGCAGACTGGAGTTGCTTTACAATCCATTGTTGCAAGTTCCTTTTCAGAAGAGGCTAGTGTAAAGCGCATATTAGCAATATATGCTTAAATTTGCATTTTAAGAATGACCAGAACTCAAACCCATAAAAAGCGCTATCATTTTACTAATGACCTGTACGTCGCTTTGGTATTGCTTCATCTACTTATAGGTGTGGGGATTTATTCCATTCCTCAATTTTCTAAGCTTTATTTTACTATAGTTTCTATATTTTTCATAGGCAAGGTATTGTTGTCTTCGAAGGCCTCAAAAACAATGTGGGTATTATTTGGCTGTGCGTATATGGCGGCTGCCGAGTCGTTATTTAGGATGACAGGTGGTGGCTTGTTCTATGAATTTTCTAAATATTACATCATTTTATTGGTGCTTATAGGAATGTTTTTTACAGGAGTATCAGGTAAGAGTTACCCATATTTTATCTATCTTATTTTATTGGTGCCTTCAGTATTGGTAGCTTCTACTACCTTAGGCTATGATTTAAACTTTAGAAAATCCGTTGCTTTTGTATTGAGCGGTCCTGTTTGTTTGGGTGCTTCAGCCTTATACTGTTATAGTAAAAAAATAACACAGGAACAATTATTACAGATATTGGCTTACATGACTTTTCCAGTACTTACCATGATGGTGTATCTGTTTTTGTATAACCCGAGTGTAAGACAGGTACTGCAAGGTACAGGTTCAAATTTTGAAGCTTCAGGAGGCTATGGACCTAATCAGGTTGCAACTTTATTAGGTTTGGGCATGGTCGCTTTAATAGTGCGCTATTTTTTGAAGTCGCCAACATTATTTTTAAAAGTCTTTAACTTAGTATTATTAGGCTTAGTAACTTTTAGGGGTTTGGTTACCTTTAGTCGAGGTGGTATATTTACTGCTATAATAATGATTTTTGGATTTTTGGTAGTACTTTATGGTACCTCAAAATATAAAAGGCGCCAACAAATTATAGGTTCAGTTTTTATATTAGCTATTGGTGTTGTGATTACTTGGTCAATAACGGCCAACCAAACGGATGGTTTAATTGAAAATCGTTACGCTAATCAAGATGCAACAGGAAGAGAAAAATCCGATCTTTCTACAGGTAGGGTAGATTTATTCATGAATGAAATCGAAGGTTTTTTAAGACATCCCTTTTTTGGCGTTGGTGCAAACGGTATGAAACAAGTGCGACTGGAAGAAGAAGGGAAAATAATTGCATCTCATAATGAAGTAAGCCGATTGTTTTCGGAACATGGTATTTTTGGTGTTATCATTCTGATATTACTTATTTTTACACCACTGGTGTATAGAAGCAAGCATAAAGGGAATTTATTGTTTTATTCGTTTCTGATTTTTTGGTTTGCAACCATTAATCACTCAGCCATGCGTATCGCTGCTCCTGGATTTATTTATGGTTTGGCTTTATTAAATGTAACTCATGAAAAAAAACGTCTTATATATAGGAAACGCACTATCCAACAATAGAAATACGTTAACTACTATTGAAACGTTAGGTAAGCATTTCAACGAAATTCATTCCGTAAAAATTGCATCAAAAAAATCGAATTAAATGTTACGTTTATTGGATATGTGCAAGCTAGTCCTAATCAATAAGTCTAAAACAGATTTTGTTCTCATTGATACCTACAGTACTGTAAATTTCTACTATGCCTTAATAATTAGTCAATTATGCCGATTTCTAAATCTTAAATATATTCTAATTTTCCGTGGCGGAAATCTTGCAAACCGTTTAAAGGATAGTCCAAGATCCAGTGCTTTAATATTTAAAAATGCTTATAAATTAGTTGTACCTTCAAACTTTCTGAAATCGATCTTTGAATCTTATGGGTTAAAAACATTGTATATATTCCAAATAATATAAAAATTGCCAATTATGAATTTCGCCGAAGAGACATTGATACCATAAAGCTATTTTGGCTAAGATCTTTTTCTTCCATTTACAACTCAGAAATGGCCATTTTAGTTTTAGAAAAATTAATAGAAAGAAATTATGATGCTGAACTCACCATGGTTGGACCTGATTCAGATGGCTCATTGATAAAAGTTAAGACCTTAGCCGAATCAAAACAGTTAAAAATACATTTTACAGGAAAATTAGCGAAGTCAGAATGGTTAGAACTTTCTAAAAACTCCAATGTTTTTATCAATACTACTAATTTAGATAATACACCACTTAGCGTTATTGAAGCTATGGCACTCGGTTTGCCAGTGGTATCAACCAATGTCGGTGGTTTGCCATATTTAATTTCGGATCATAGAGATGGACTATTGGTTGAACCAGAAAATGTTAATGCCATGGTAGATGCTATTATTGAGTTAAATTCAGACGAAAACCTTAGAAGTAATTTAGTTAATAATGCACGTTCTAAAGTTGAAAATTATGATTGGAATATCGTAAAACACAAATGGGAAACCCTTTTGTCTTAGATAAATTATAAAAATCGTTTCATCTTATTATCTTTACGACATAGTTTTCCCACACAATGGCTAAAAAAAAAGGCATTCATTTCGAAGTTTCCGAACGCAAGATCTTACTTAGATTAGTAGATTTAGGGATGGTGTTTCTTGGCGTGTATTTTTTGAGCCTTTTTTTTGACTTTGAATATATTGTTGTTAGTGCAGATAATAGTGTGGCTTTAATTTTATTGGGAATTTATGTTTCTATCTTTGCAACCATTTTTGAACTGTACGACTTACAAAAAGCGAGTAGGCTAGATAGTACCTTTCAAAA encodes:
- a CDS encoding glycosyltransferase family 4 protein; the protein is MKNKTKNLLIISLAPTILKDGKYWSYSPYVNEMDVWFKYADEQRILAPFSYPEDVLIKPFSTATIERYYIPFFAFNSLFNILKALLFMPFIVFQMIRAMAWADHIHLRCPANVSLVASFVQILFPWKNKSTKYAGNWDPNSNQPWTYRLQQAILRNTFLTQNMKVLVYGDWPGETANVYPFISATYYDSERVPLHAKNYSKELVFVFAGMLVPGKRPLMTIQFIEQLNKQGISSRLEMFGDGPLMSDMKTYVEEHSLGKHIILRGNQDKTIVKAALLDSHFNILLSKSEGWPKAVAEGMFFGCIPVATSVSCVGWMMGHGSRGIIVKPKLESAINEFIKVFNSADLNEMARCAMDWSQKYTFNRLEGDIKDVLNGTFESRI
- a CDS encoding sulfotransferase family protein — encoded protein: MKPSTEFLLGLRRRLFSKPKTKVFVIGFHKTGTSSMGRALQLLGYRVCGSLKEGIDLDKIKIAPKSFLLKNTHGVLETYDAFQDTPWFLMYKELYYTFPNAKFILTIRDEDQWIKSVQKHFGKNSFQYHDYIYKSNDAFANEKHYREIYNKHNIACKAFFSENKKNLLVIDLQKDVNKWELMCNYLNVKQPIVNFPYANKANYSSKWSSKLKKKIKKFYYKK
- a CDS encoding glycosyltransferase, whose product is MRVLQLIDSLEAGGAERMAVNLANALRTKIEASYICTTRAEGLLKNALHDEVGYLFLKRTKTIDFSALKRLIRFIKKEQITVVHAHASSYFMGTLLKLAYPKVNFVWHDHYGNSEFLDQRPKQILKWCSRTFKAIITVNAKLAIWDKQHLNCKTVEFLPNFVVSNEAKPQTKLNGKQGKRILCLANLRPQKDHNTLLKAFKKINEQFPDWTLHCVGKDFEDSYSTEIKVLAEELELEQNVFFYGSCEDTQQIISQVDIGVLSSKSEGLPLALLEYGQGGLAVVATNVGDCDLVISEKAYGCLVPATNINALANAITSYIEHNAIRMQTGVALQSIVASSFSEEASVKRILAIYA
- a CDS encoding O-antigen ligase family protein, which gives rise to MTRTQTHKKRYHFTNDLYVALVLLHLLIGVGIYSIPQFSKLYFTIVSIFFIGKVLLSSKASKTMWVLFGCAYMAAAESLFRMTGGGLFYEFSKYYIILLVLIGMFFTGVSGKSYPYFIYLILLVPSVLVASTTLGYDLNFRKSVAFVLSGPVCLGASALYCYSKKITQEQLLQILAYMTFPVLTMMVYLFLYNPSVRQVLQGTGSNFEASGGYGPNQVATLLGLGMVALIVRYFLKSPTLFLKVFNLVLLGLVTFRGLVTFSRGGIFTAIIMIFGFLVVLYGTSKYKRRQQIIGSVFILAIGVVITWSITANQTDGLIENRYANQDATGREKSDLSTGRVDLFMNEIEGFLRHPFFGVGANGMKQVRLEEEGKIIASHNEVSRLFSEHGIFGVIILILLIFTPLVYRSKHKGNLLFYSFLIFWFATINHSAMRIAAPGFIYGLALLNVTHEKKRLIYRKRTIQQ
- a CDS encoding glycosyltransferase family 4 protein, whose product is MAILVLEKLIERNYDAELTMVGPDSDGSLIKVKTLAESKQLKIHFTGKLAKSEWLELSKNSNVFINTTNLDNTPLSVIEAMALGLPVVSTNVGGLPYLISDHRDGLLVEPENVNAMVDAIIELNSDENLRSNLVNNARSKVENYDWNIVKHKWETLLS